A window of Canis aureus isolate CA01 chromosome 28, VMU_Caureus_v.1.0, whole genome shotgun sequence genomic DNA:
GTTCTACCATTGCCACACAGTGGTCAGGGGCTTATTTCCAATGATGCTTCACTTCCCCCTCCCATGGCTCTTTGGATAAAGTTCAGATCTGGCCCTGCCTCACCAGCCCAGCTAATCTCTCTAGCCTGGTCCCTCGTCTTGCTCCATCTCTGGAGTTCTGGGaaaatttgttcttttccttgaATGGGCTACATATTCTCTTTTGTGCCTCCAGAGCTTTATCCTTGTTATTTCCTCTGCCAGGAAcatgtttcctcctcttcttctgcgTAATTTGTGTCCTTTCCCCCTGGGCAAGCCTGGAGGCCCCAGGCAGGCACTCTCCCTCTGTGGTCTGTACCATGCCTCCCTCCCCATTAGAACCATTATCACACTGTATTATTGGTATTGTTGTGTGTCTTTTCCTGCCAAGACACAGAACATGAGCTGTGGTAGGGAGAACAGATTGTGGGCTCCCCCACCTTCTTAGGATAGCCGGAAACCACTGATGGGGCTTTTCTACACCTCCTGAGAAGCAGAAGAAACCAGGGTTAGAGCAAGGCTCTCATCTCCCCACCCTCTGGCTCTGGCCTGATGATTCTGGCCTTCCTCTGGGTATCACTGGCCAAGATAAACTGGCCAAGCTTTCAACCAAGGTCAGCCCCTCTCCTGTCCACTAAATCTTAGCCTGCTTCATTTAGCTGACTATACCTGctctaatttctcttttccaATTCTCTCTGGGACCCCATCCAACTGACCTTTGGGCTATGACTCCACTAACAGCTTACCAGGTCACTAATGCCCTTCACCTTGCTAATAAACCACTCAGTTCTCAGTTCAGTCCTCATCTTGCCCAACCTGTCAGCGGCATCCTATTCACTCCCTTCTCTCTGGAAACACTTTCTTCCCTTGCCTTCCAGGCTGCTCCTGGCCTAGTTTCTTTTCATGCTATTTACTCTGAATGCTGGAGAGTCCCAGGGTTCGGCCTGTGgatccttctcttttctttccactctccCTCCCTGAGTGACCTCACCGTGTCACATGGCCTTGAAGGCCTTCCATGCTGATGGTTTCCACTGCCATCGTTCTGGTTTAGATGTCTTGCTTGAACTTCAGATTCAGTTGCCTACTTGACGTCTCCACTCAATGTCtattaagtatttcatattttccctGCCGAAGACTCAGCTCCTGGTCTTCCCTTAAAGCCTCTTCCCTACCCCAGTTTAATGGCAACTTCATCCTTCCAGTTGTTTAGGACAAAAAACCTCAGGCTCATCCTTGGCCACCTACCCACCCCCTCCTGCCCGGCCCTCAACATCTCTGACCTCATGTTGCCCTCACTCACTCTGTTCCATTCACCATGTTCTGAAACCATTCTTGTGTTCTCCGCCTTCAAGTACCTCCCCAGAGAGCCACATGGCTCAGTCCTTCCTTCCACTGGTCTTCCAGTAACAGTTGCCTTCTCAGTGTGGTTGGCTGAGACCCTGAGGATATTCAGGTCTTAATACCTGGAACCTGCAAATGTTATAAAGCTAAAGGAATTCTATAGATGTGATTAAAGACTTTGAGATggaaagattatcctggattatttgggtggACCAAAAATGTAATCAGCAGCAGCCTTATAAGAGAGAGACGGAAGGAGATTTGACATAAAGAAGGTCGACGTGACCACTGAAGCAAGTTGCTACATTGCTGGCTGTGACAATGCAGAAAGGAGCTATGATCCATGGTTGCAAAAAAGGGcagctctagaagctggaaagaggAAGGTAATGGATTCTCTTCTAGAGCCTCTGAATGGAGTGTTGCCTTTTTACACCTTGATTTTGGTCCAGTAAAACGAATTTTGGGAAAAATTGGAGTTAGAGTTTCAGAACTCTAACagaataaatgtatgttgttttaagctaccaagttcatgataatttgttacagcagcaataacaAACTAATAGGTCTTCTCTGGCTATCTTCTCTAAAATTGCACCCTCTCCTCCAACAACCCATcctcctttactttctttttaataccTATCAACATGTAATATGCTCTACATTTTACTAGCTTATTGTCTACCCCATCTGCCCCACCTTCACACTTAGCACCAGgtatgttttgtttcttgctgTACCCCAGGGATGAGAACACTGCAAATCTGCAGTGAATGTGGAGTCCTTCCTTCCTGGCCATGTTCCTGTTCTTTAATACTGGCTCCTTTTCCTCCATTCAGAGTGCAAATCATTTGCAAATCCAAGTGCCTAAGGAGGCTGGTAGATAATGTAAATGAGAGATCAGAGCTGCTGGCAGTCTGTGTAGCTCTTGTGCAGAATGAGTGGTGGGCTGTATGCCAGGGTGTCTCAGGAAGCTGAAATGCTTGCCGTGTTCAAAGAAGGCAGCCACCACTTCACTTCAGCCCCGGCAGACTTTCCAGATGAAATGTGGGCCCAATGATGCCATTTCCCAATTTTCCAAgatttttatctgaaatttccAACTTTCTAAATGCAtaacctattaaaaaaataagctccATTTTGCCATTCCTGCTTTAACACTGCTGCTCTTGGGGACCTCATTCTCTTCTTTGCAGTTTCCAAAGACATCTGCTTCCACACCTAGTTTCAATTGTCCGCTATACACGTGACTGAGTTCCAATTCACTTCTGAGCTCtagaaaaatataatcaattaCCTGTTGATGGTCTTCTTCACCTGGATATACCTGAGACATGTCCAATTTGAAGTTCCTAAGGTAAGTTATCTTCCTCCTAAAGCTAACCCTCTCATAGTCCCTATCTTGGTAACTGGGCCTAATGTTTACCTGAAACCTTACCCAGAAACTCCAACCTTTCTTTCCATCTCACTAATCAGATAGAAAATCCTGATTTTAACGAACTCTTCAATATTTCTCATATCTACACCTTGTACCAGCTGCTTCTCCTTGGTACCTGAAGCCATCATCTTTTAGCTGGAGCATTACAATTACTTCTAGTCTTTCCTCTCCACTGTACACTGCCACCAGAAAGCTCTAACATAATTCTAATCATGCCACCCTCGTCATTCAACCATTCCAAAACCACGTTCTACAGGACACTGGTTCCAAGGGATATGAATGCTGTTGCTAGATAAAAAACTTTATGATAACACAGATTTagaacagagtttttaaaaaggtttttttttttttttttttttttttttttttttttttaccttgtagGACTTTTCAGAGCCTTTCATGTGCTAATTACCCTGACTCCACAAAAGCACTAGGCTTTTGAGCAGTTACACATTTATTTAGCCATGGACACATTTAGCTTTTTTTCCATGAGGCATCACAAAGTATTAGTGTTTCACAGTGAGAGCTATTGCTTCCATAGCTTTCCATCATCTATAGGACATAATTTAAATTCTTCAGCATAGGACTAAGAACGGGACTGTAAAGCTAGAATATCTGGGTTCAAATTATGACTGTGTCATTTGCTTAGCTGTGTGACACTggacaaattcctttttttcatgattttattactttttaaaatctgtaatatgaagataataatacaatatggcatagggttgttgtaaggattacaGGACATGTAAAGTATGTAGggcagtacctggcacatagtaagtgcctAAGGAGTGCTATATTCTTGTTCAGGGTCTGTCTTCTCCATCTTCACCTCCTATGAAGGTAAGTCTGGATTTAATTACTTTTAGATCCTGGAACTACATCTCTTGCCAACAGTGCTGCTCTTCCCAGTCACCAGAAATTCTTCTCTAGTCCCCCTTCTTTCACCTTATCTCTACTTGGTAGCTCAAAATTTTACATGTTTTCCCAGGCTGACTTGGGCATTCGCACATTCCACAAGTATTTACCAGGTGGCTACTATACACCTTGCATTGCTAGAGGGGGAGTCAGATATGTAATAACGTTTAATACCCTGACTCCTTGCACATGCCAGGGCGGCGAAGCTCCTGGTGATTTCTCACATCTGTCTTTCTCCTCTGCACTCCCTGTCCCCTGCGTTCCCCACAGGCCCATTTCACAAACCCTGTCCCCTCATCCAACTACCTGCTAGACTTTAAACTGCTCCAGAGTCTTTCACctttgtatccccagcacctagaatgGTTTTTGGCACAAAACATACACCCAGTAGAAATGTGTTGATGGGGTACGTGAATCTGTCTCGGTCACTGCCCTGCAATGGCTGTCACTGCACGGGACAGGCAGGCACCGTCCTCTCCCGGCCTTATATCCTTAACGGTAAATAAGCCGGGTACCACCGCCTCGGTGCTCTGCGCGTGGTTGGGGCACGCCGCTACCACCCGACCCACCTGACCACGGCTCCGACGTGGAGCGGGCACGCGCAACGCTCTCCCCTTCCCCAAGGTAGGACACGTGGGGCCCGGGCGGGTCGCACCCAGCGGGGCTGCGCGGGCCCGGCGGCATCCTCCggtcccccgcccgccccccggcccgccggccccccggccccgcacTCACGCTGCTCGCTGCAGGAGCCTCAGCAAGTGCGCGGCCCGGGCGCGGGCGGCCGCAGCCATGGCTGCGCAGTCTTCCTTCCAGGAgccgcccctccgcccccgccgccggccAATCCCGGCgccgccctcccgcccccgcccactCGGCCGAGcctgcccaccccctctgctgattctccggccccgGCGGTAGCCTTCTTTGAATCAGGACCATTTTCCCACGAGTCAAAATCTCATCCACCTCTGAAATTGCCTTAAAGGTAACTGCTCTGTAGGATCTTTGGTACTTCCTTAAGTCTCTCTACTTAAACGCCTTTATTTCACATGTTGGGTatagggcaaagggagagaaacgAGGGCTTTTCCCACTGATTCCTTTAAAATGCTACTTTGCCTTCCTATTTTCCAAATAAGTTATTAAGACATTGCATGTAAgctgttttaataataaataaagacctTGCAAAAAGCCCAGGGATTATTTTATACAGGGCCAGGGCTGTGTGCAACTGCTAAATCAAaagtctaaaacaaaaaaaaaaaaacccagaaaactccCAAAACAGTAACAACGAAACACCCTGGGCAGTTGAGAACTTAAAATGTGTTAAGTGCTCTAGAATAGCTTTTGGTGAAGTTAAGGTACCGTTAAATGGTTTCATCAGTAGTCACCAACTTTTCATGATCACACTCTAGGCTTAGCAGGGCCAAGTGTTCCACCTCACAGTGGGAGAGCTGATCAATGATGGCAAAGTTCAACTTCAACTTAATCACAAATTATCCTAACATAGTATCAATTTAACATCTGTGTTTATAGTAATATATGTAATTTGAATTAATCTTTTCTTCTATAGCAATTTCTAAAGACGACATAAAAGTGAGGCAACACTGAAAAAGGACAAAGTGAACTCCCAATTTAAATTTCCTATCAACTACAAGACGGAAAAAACAGAGTGGCTCATGAGTCTCCCCTGGATTCTAGATGTACTATGAATCCTTTTCAGTAGGTACTGATTTACTAAGATCAATTAGGGAACGAGGCCCATAAAAGCTATAAACATTTGACCTCCTAATTAAACCAGTTAAGGTCAGtttgacaaatgaataaaaaataacagtGTTCCAGTTAAAGATCTGGTGGGTTTATCTCTTCTCAAAATAGATCCTacctgaagttaaaaaaaaaaaaaaattgggacatAAATGTTGAAAACATTTAAGTATTTTCTGGATTAATGaggattattatcattatttagtGAAGCCCAAATTTATAATTTACCATAAATGTTTTCACagtaataaaaagcataaaatccTTTTTCAAAGAGACAGCAGTTGTACAGCACTTTCAATATTACATCTGTTACTTATTAGAAAAAACTCTTACTTCTTTTGGTATCACTGAAATCACCATAAATTACCcgctttatattttttagaaagcaaattaaaataatgttaataagGTATCCCCTGGCTTTACTTAGAATTTCTACCAATAGCCAAAATGTCAAAAGCGACATTAGATACAcacttttattaattaaataacttTCATAAGAGTTACTTGTAAGTCATTTTAAATTGTAATCtttctgtcccctcccccttgctttGATACACTcctttgttataaaaataatgcagaaatCAAATGTAAGTCTGAAAAACGACCAACTTTCCCTCAGTTtccaaagtcaaaaagaaaaaaaaatacgtctttaaaaatagaactcattCCCAGTTTCCACTGAATTCTTTCCTTGATTCTTAGGTCCTCAAATACATCCTTTAATCTCCAGCCAATTCTTGGTTGTGGGAAAAACATTACCTTGTAGAGTCCAGCATTTACATACTATCCTGGGGGGCGTGAGGAGGGCAGCCTATCCCTTCAACCTCAAGCTCAGTGAAGGCAGCAcatctttttcaacattcctggCCTCCCAACCCAGTAACTAGAACTTAACATTTAGTACAGTTCTTCGTTTACAGACGGGTCCGAGGGTGaaaattactttcttcttttccctccttgGTGTTGCCCTCCTTTCCTCTTGCCGCCCAAACGAGGCGGCCCAGAGTTCATCTTGCCTCCCAAGCCCCCCTTTCTCTTCCCGGCCTGGCTGGGCGGGGCACCTTTCCTCtggcccccagggccctgccgGCCGCCTTTTCTCTTGCCCTTCTGgctcattttcctcctctttgcAGCCTCCTCTTGGTCCTCTTCCCTCATCTGTTTATTGGTGGCCCTCGTCACGTCCAGCTGAGGTTTTTTGCTGTTCATCACCCGCAGCATCTCCAACTGGCTCTTCTTCTCAGCTGCAAAGTCCCCGAAAAGGGGCTGAAACTTCCTCTTCTTGCCGGAGCTGCGGGGCGCCTTCTCCTTGGGCAAGCGCTCCTGGAAACGCCCCACAGAGGCGGTGGAGACCTTGGCCACCTGCATGGCGCGGCCCAATTCCTCCTTACTCTGGTGTCCCGTAGGGTGCATGCCGGCCGCACTGGGCAGCTGCATCTTGTGCGCGCGAGCCAGGTTACGCAGCCGGTTCAGCTCATTCTTAGCCACGCGTTCCTTCTTGGCTTGGATCCGCTTGGCGAACTGGTCCTCTAAGGGGTCGGCACCGCCGGGCACCTCGATCAACCATTCCTTGGTGTCATCCCGAGCGCGCTGGTAGCCCCAGCGGCGTCGCCATTGGCCACTCACCTCGTCCCACACCAGATTGGTCTTCTTCTTGGGACGGATGCCCTTGAGCCGCGCGAACTGCTGCCAGCGTGTAAGCGGCCGCGGCCGGGGCACCGGCTTCTCGCGCGGCAGGCGCGTGGTGGGCTCCGGCAGGCGTGCCACCAGCGCCTCCTCCACGCGCTCCGTGGGCAGCTGCCACAGCTGGTTGATGAGCAGTTGCGTGTTGTCCCGCGCCAGGGCCTGCAGCTCCGCCTCCGGCGAGGGTCCCGCGCGCCGCAGCCCCGCTGGGGGGTTCGGGTCAGAGGCCAGCAGGTTACCCAGGTCGaactccagctccagctccttgTGCACCGTGATGCGCTGCAGCTTCTCTGCCTCGTCCCGCTCCGCCTTTGCCAGCAGCTCCTCCACGCTCGGGCCCTCCATGGCTCGGCCTCGGCTCCCTCGCTCCGGGAAAGCACTTCAGAGCCCCTCTTGCCAACGCCGGCTCTCGCCCCGGCAACGCAAGCACGTGCGGCCGCCGAGACGCTCGTTCCGGAAGAGAAAGCTTCGCTTCCGGGGCACCCGGAACAGGCTCCCAGTCCCGGCAAGCGGAGGAAAGGCCGGCAGAGAGCGGTGTTGGAGAGCAGATGGGATTCCCGGAGGCCCTTCGGCGGGAGCCCGGAGGTAGGCGGTGCTGGCCCAGGAGTCTGGACTACATTTTCCAGGGCTAACTGGGGCTGTGGCTCCCAGGATGCAGCGGCGTAAGGGGCGGTGCAAATTTTGGACGTCGAGTTCGAGGGCTCCGCGAGCGACTGCTAACAATTTCAGTGTAAAATCAGTTCACGAGATGTTTTCGCTTCTGGGActagataaattatattttacccGAGCCCAGACCCgttcatggggggtgggggtgggggtggggggagtcctaGGTGTGGGCCGAGAGACACGTCCCACAGCTGCACATAAAGCTAACTGTGGAAGATTTGGTTTGTTTTCCAGGCGAACGGGCCCTGGCAATTAGATTTCATCCTCTCCAGGCTTGTGGCAAAAGAGCGCTGGGCTCTGCAGTGAGACTGCGCGAGTTCCAACCCTGCTGTTGGACCTTCGGGTATTTgggcctatttttaaaaacctgtaagaTGTGGTGGTAATAGCACTTACCTCTTAGGGCTGTTTCAaggataaatgagttaatatgtctCTGGGGGAGCTTGGTATGGAACATAAGAGGGCGCAACAAATGTTAACGAAATACCAATTATTACTCTTTCTAATCGCTCTGGGAGTAGGCTAAAGAGGCAGTGTTATACGGTGATCATACACCCGGTTCTTGGGTCAGATGACCTAGAATCTCCTTTTACAGTACCTGCTTTGGACAGATTGTTTAACCTAAGCCCAACTCATGAGTGGAAAATATGAAACATTAGTTCCCGGTATGTTAGCCGTTGTTAATCACGGTATTCCACTGATGGCAAAGGAaggctcagagaaggaaaatgactTATCTAAGGTTATACAACTGGGAAACGTGGGAGCAGGAATGATCTTAACTCTGGCTTTAACACGATTGACATATTCTCTGCAATGTTTTCAGGCTCTTGATACATAAAATGTGTGGTCTGTTGCCCAGCAGCCTAGCATCACCTGAGAAGTTGTTGGAATTGCAGAGTCTCTGGCCTCAACCCAGGCGCAATGGTTCAGAACcttcattttaacaaaatctctGGGTAATGAGTATGTACACCACGTTTAGGAGGCACAGTGCTGATTGTGTGGCTTacaggtttggttttgtttttttaatgggaagTTAGGAGTTGTAAAGAGGGGGTTATGCTGGAAAATTAGCCCATGGAAATGGACATAATAGCTCTTAGGAAATAGATTGTGTCGAGTTTCAGCTAG
This region includes:
- the RRS1 gene encoding ribosome biogenesis regulatory protein homolog; amino-acid sequence: MEGPSVEELLAKAERDEAEKLQRITVHKELELEFDLGNLLASDPNPPAGLRRAGPSPEAELQALARDNTQLLINQLWQLPTERVEEALVARLPEPTTRLPREKPVPRPRPLTRWQQFARLKGIRPKKKTNLVWDEVSGQWRRRWGYQRARDDTKEWLIEVPGGADPLEDQFAKRIQAKKERVAKNELNRLRNLARAHKMQLPSAAGMHPTGHQSKEELGRAMQVAKVSTASVGRFQERLPKEKAPRSSGKKRKFQPLFGDFAAEKKSQLEMLRVMNSKKPQLDVTRATNKQMREEDQEEAAKRRKMSQKGKRKGGRQGPGGQRKGAPPSQAGKRKGGLGGKMNSGPPRLGGKRKGGQHQGGKRRK